In a single window of the Maniola jurtina chromosome 4, ilManJurt1.1, whole genome shotgun sequence genome:
- the LOC123864319 gene encoding uncharacterized protein LOC123864319: MSLFVDLRQIRSSVTNLSEMVDKISTSVCKDKLHKERKKSVDSALYGGSIYKPTTLGFGVRFSQSQEDIFNDMPSSRLRSHMSLPNLGKSENKTASPRPKIVEIEDENNSNGNKNLIQISSENIHDWIVASLNKRPHFDDSGHTHPMDFLESVKYYISELNMGREKKLNFILSCLEGLPLMWARCFRNEFENVEEFYEAFEQEFWGPDRQKSILYDMKLGKYDEKKSRMSMSEYFLYKVSNYKHLTPPPSDLEIVYSLAAHFPSAVELELRLTPKPTLREAYSLLRRREGEANDFLPNYLYDMCEAFHRGSRPESARRPEDQPNSNSVDEKNKRSK; the protein is encoded by the coding sequence ATGAGCCTATTTGTTGACTTGCGGCAAATTAGATCTTCAGTAACGAACTTATCAGAGATGGTTGACAAAATATCAACCTCGGTGTGCAAAGATAAACTTCACAAGGAACGAAAAAAAAGTGTGGATTCTGCTCTGTATGGTGGCTCTATATATAAGCCGACTACATTAGGATTCGGAGTGCGGTTTTCACAAAGCCAAGAAGATATATTCAACGATATGCCTTCATCTAGATTACGCAGCCACATGTCTCTTCCGAATTTAGgcaaaagtgaaaataaaacagCGTCACCGAGACCCAAGATTGTGGAAATTGAGGATGAAAATAATTCTAATGGAAATAAAAATCTCATTCAAATATCTTCTGAAAACATCCACGATTGGATAGTCGCATCCCTGAATAAGAGACCTCATTTTGATGATAGTGGACACACACACCCTATGGACTTTTTAGAGAGCGTCAAATATTACATTTCTGAATTAAATATGGGAAGGGAGAAGAagctcaattttattttatcgtgCCTAGAAGGACTGCCACTGATGTGGGCACGTTGTTTCAGGAATGAATTTGAAAATGTTGAAGAATTTTATGAAGCCTTCGAACAGGAGTTCTGGGGTCCTGACAGACAGAAATCTATTCTATATGATATGAAATTAGGGAAATATGACGAAAAGAAATCGCGAATGAGCATGTCGGAATACTTCCTTTATAAAGTGTCAAATTACAAACATTTGACTCCCCCTCCTTCTGATTTGGAGATTGTTTACTCTTTAGCTGCACATTTCCCTTCTGCTGTCGAGCTAGAATTGCGCCTGACACCGAAACCTACATTACGGGAGGCATACAGTTTGCTCCGTCGAAGGGAAGGCGAGGCGAATGACTTTCTGCCTAATTACTTGTACGACATGTGCGAAGCATTTCACCGCGGCTCACGGCCAGAATCTGCGCGACGACCCGAAGACCAACCGAATTCTAACAGCGTGGATGAGAAAAATAAACGATCAAAATAA